The Planctomycetia bacterium genome window below encodes:
- a CDS encoding PQQ-binding-like beta-propeller repeat protein, which produces MMRLILLPLILMLMGTASARMLPNQSAAQRGVDWPRFLGPSGDGKSTEKGVKPWPAAGPELKWTIPVGEGYSAPIVVEGRCLIFDRAGGQVRCRSLDRETGKELWAFQYSSSYQDKYNYDGGPRACPVTDGELVYLYGPEGLLHCITLAEGKLVWKLDTVAQFGVVQNFFGVGSTPILFGNKLLVHIGGSPPGSDKIEFGSLPNNGSCMAAFDKKTGKLLFQTGNDLASYASPQLATLNKKEVCLMVAREGLHGFDPEQGQELFHLPFRARMLESVNVSNAVVDGQELMLTESYAVGSKLLRVKNDWSLEECWNAVPRRRDQGIAAHMNTPIKVGQHVYGCTGRQPNDAELRCIEWETGKVTWREKPQLGDYIAGRGTATYVDGYLLYLAEEGVLFLIKANPFKYELISTWDGRRGIKNGPPLPMLPEPAWAAPVVSSGCIYLRGQGRLVCLSAYVPHQ; this is translated from the coding sequence ATGATGCGATTGATCTTGCTGCCTCTTATATTGATGCTGATGGGAACTGCTTCGGCAAGGATGCTGCCAAACCAATCTGCTGCTCAACGAGGCGTAGATTGGCCCCGATTTCTTGGGCCATCTGGGGATGGCAAGTCTACTGAAAAAGGTGTGAAGCCATGGCCGGCGGCAGGCCCGGAGCTGAAATGGACAATTCCGGTAGGAGAAGGATACTCAGCTCCTATTGTCGTTGAAGGCCGATGTTTGATTTTTGATCGCGCTGGTGGGCAGGTACGATGTCGATCACTTGACCGGGAAACGGGCAAGGAGCTATGGGCATTCCAATACTCTTCGAGTTATCAGGATAAGTACAATTACGACGGTGGGCCACGAGCATGCCCGGTTACCGATGGTGAATTGGTATACCTTTACGGCCCTGAAGGACTGCTTCATTGCATTACTCTGGCAGAGGGCAAGCTGGTTTGGAAACTAGATACCGTAGCTCAATTCGGTGTGGTACAGAACTTCTTTGGCGTGGGAAGTACGCCGATACTGTTCGGAAATAAACTGCTGGTTCATATCGGTGGCAGTCCGCCTGGCAGCGACAAGATTGAATTCGGAAGTCTTCCCAACAACGGCTCCTGCATGGCAGCATTTGACAAGAAGACCGGCAAACTGCTGTTTCAAACAGGAAATGACTTGGCCAGCTATGCTTCTCCTCAATTGGCAACGTTGAATAAGAAAGAGGTCTGTTTGATGGTTGCACGGGAAGGATTGCACGGTTTTGACCCTGAGCAGGGACAGGAACTGTTTCACCTTCCTTTCCGTGCGCGGATGCTCGAATCAGTGAACGTAAGTAATGCTGTAGTAGATGGTCAGGAACTGATGCTGACGGAATCCTATGCTGTTGGCTCGAAGCTACTCCGTGTCAAAAATGACTGGTCACTGGAAGAATGCTGGAATGCTGTGCCGCGTCGCCGAGATCAGGGTATTGCGGCACACATGAATACACCGATCAAAGTTGGCCAACACGTGTACGGCTGTACTGGCAGACAACCTAACGATGCGGAGTTGCGGTGTATTGAATGGGAAACGGGCAAGGTAACCTGGCGCGAGAAGCCTCAACTGGGTGACTATATCGCTGGCCGGGGTACTGCCACTTATGTGGATGGCTATCTACTCTATCTGGCTGAAGAAGGCGTGCTGTTTTTGATCAAAGCGAATCCTTTCAAATATGAACTGATATCAACCTGGGATGGCAGGCGAGGTATTAAAAATGGCCCGCCTTTACCCATGCTGCCTGAGCCTGCCTGGGCGGCGCCGGTGGTTTCATCAGGCTGCATTTATTTAAGAGGGCAAGGCAGGCTGGTTTGCCTATCCGCCTATGTGCCCCATCAATAA
- a CDS encoding serine/threonine protein kinase, whose amino-acid sequence MPPSPDKDDLDAIAEAASQADDTHTGDNPHTANTETGKHAPQSSRPSGPVDAYTLLKEGAQPVTLGDYQMTKKLGQGGMGAVFKARQISLDRDVALKVLARHLADDEKFVSRFQREARVMARLDHPNIIRCYSVGIENGLNYLAMEFVDGCSLQDLIEKHGKFSVGDALFVTLRVAEALEYAHGLNLVHRDIKPDNVLVNKKGVIKLADLGLAKPMNDDLSMTASGVGAGTPQYMAPEQMRSAKDVDGRADIYALGGMLYVMLTGKKPHDGETLVKLLEQKEKGRIEPARKLNPNVPDRLDLMIDKMLTKSLTARYQTCSEVIRDLAGLGIANDYLSVMHPDGPPVGLASKSNIPPMKSQKPASTPTAEVPVTPRVLPQRRESDVPTGDVWYLAAGVTRDGKKKVRKLTYAQMKELIKSKQLDSTMEASKQPGTGYRALATFKEFELLFRSQVAQKKLERKQEKLQDKFAEIAAEVESYERKKWWSRFFNSVGGWVALVIGLAALGGLIFLIVKFAPVIMDFFAKKVGAT is encoded by the coding sequence ATGCCGCCATCACCTGACAAGGACGATCTTGATGCGATTGCAGAAGCAGCCAGTCAGGCTGACGATACGCACACAGGTGATAACCCACATACTGCCAATACTGAAACGGGAAAACATGCTCCGCAGAGTTCGCGGCCTTCTGGACCAGTCGATGCTTACACCCTTTTGAAAGAAGGTGCACAGCCGGTCACCCTGGGCGATTACCAGATGACCAAAAAGCTGGGGCAGGGTGGCATGGGAGCTGTGTTCAAAGCCAGGCAGATCAGTCTTGATAGAGATGTCGCTTTGAAAGTGCTGGCCAGGCACCTGGCAGATGATGAGAAGTTTGTCAGCCGATTTCAGCGTGAAGCGCGAGTGATGGCCAGGCTGGATCATCCCAACATCATTCGCTGTTACAGCGTCGGTATTGAAAATGGTCTGAATTACCTGGCGATGGAATTTGTGGATGGATGCAGCCTGCAGGATCTCATTGAAAAGCATGGCAAATTCTCCGTTGGAGACGCGCTTTTCGTCACACTGCGTGTTGCTGAGGCGCTGGAATATGCACATGGCTTGAACCTGGTGCATCGTGATATCAAGCCGGACAACGTGCTGGTGAACAAAAAAGGCGTCATCAAGCTGGCTGATCTTGGACTGGCCAAGCCCATGAATGATGACTTGTCCATGACAGCATCGGGAGTGGGTGCAGGCACGCCGCAGTACATGGCTCCGGAGCAGATGCGATCGGCCAAGGATGTGGATGGCCGAGCCGATATTTATGCACTGGGTGGCATGCTCTATGTCATGCTGACGGGCAAAAAACCGCATGATGGTGAAACGCTTGTCAAATTGCTGGAGCAGAAAGAAAAGGGACGCATTGAACCGGCACGCAAGTTGAACCCGAACGTGCCGGACAGGCTCGATCTGATGATCGATAAGATGCTGACCAAGAGCCTGACGGCCCGTTATCAGACCTGTTCCGAAGTTATTCGCGATCTGGCAGGCTTGGGAATTGCCAACGATTATCTGAGCGTGATGCACCCCGATGGGCCGCCCGTTGGCCTGGCTTCGAAGTCCAATATTCCTCCGATGAAAAGCCAGAAGCCTGCCAGCACACCTACTGCAGAAGTACCGGTGACGCCGCGTGTTCTTCCACAGCGGCGCGAATCGGATGTCCCCACAGGGGATGTTTGGTATCTTGCTGCTGGAGTAACGCGCGATGGGAAAAAGAAAGTTCGCAAGCTGACCTATGCCCAGATGAAAGAACTGATCAAGAGCAAGCAACTGGATTCCACTATGGAAGCCAGCAAACAACCTGGTACGGGCTATCGTGCACTGGCTACTTTCAAGGAATTCGAACTGCTCTTCCGTTCACAGGTTGCACAAAAGAAGCTGGAGCGCAAACAGGAAAAGCTGCAGGACAAGTTTGCTGAGATAGCAGCTGAGGTGGAAAGCTACGAGCGAAAGAAATGGTGGAGCCGGTTTTTTAACAGCGTTGGCGGCTGGGTAGCCCTGGTAATAGGTCTTGCGGCACTAGGCGGGTTAATCTTCCTTATTGTTAAGTTCGCTCCTGTTATCATGGACTTCTTCGCCAAGAAAGTTGGAGCCACTTAA
- a CDS encoding exo-alpha-sialidase: MANGLWVAYFGGMTGASNVEQQRILGQSLLQMGGVSNSTVEVHSAMDLSGAYLVKVDPSLNQTQVVNTLQTVPGFTHVEDYIAQDPATLRKIQPAAARSQNLYGPFDYDTYLSQLKNNGGDNGGTVDGDPYDSLGNNNTGSTGTANFTQSETSLVAWGNNVVIGFNDSGSNSGGTNKFTGWARSTDGGATFTDGGTLPTSAIGDAGDPVLARDNTTGRIYFSTLGFSGAGTIQMFRSDDGGATWMAPTNATPGGSSEDKQWHTVDNYAGAGNGNVYMVSRRFGAGPGIYFFKSTDGGATFGPNGGTLIVTGNQGAFVTVAPDHSIQVYWYAGTTIQMRRSTDFGNTFSSPITVASGLVGGTNGDLGLTGLRQGTGTFSGFRSNEFPHAVVNPVSGHIYVTFANNPAGVDKADVFVTVSTDGGTTWSAPTRVNDDATTTDQWQPTLAVTPDGGKLGIFYYSRQEDTANNLYKYYGRVATISGGTLNFAPSFAISDVASLPEFGRDAVVNSVYMGDYDTAVATPGAFHVIWSDNRNDLPGGAPRKDPNVYYEKIALGLAVSTTVPAVGSIQNTQTTVFTVNTSDPVQAGTVDASDFEVNGIPADSVLVNTSTQLIFTFNSSPVTAQGVQTMHIDAGAFLRDPDGNPVFEFNGTFLYDANLMSVVSTNPPFPNGIFTLPGPFTYDVTFSEPINPASVQTTDLVLAGIPGAVVTGAVVLPGNTTVRFTIGGITQEGTLTASIAANAITDSFDNPGSNFSANYGVDIGVVPYPTPLAPKNPLGSLIYDPIASGTVNFAADTDSFLINIDPNQKLTIIVRPTSAGLQPRVDLFDPANFSMGFASAPAPGQITGFQTTTISAGGTYRIQVSSVGGTTGNYTVEVILNAAFELEGNVVGALNNTVATAQDINGSVINLTSTIATASRGAVLGTTDNANYTASAVAFGFENISGTGTVIAGLTGVDDASVSIPIGFSFPFYGTNNTNVFVGSNGSLVFGSANTSFTNTDLTTAPTQAAIMPFWDDLHTAGGVAGSNVFFQVTGVGNDQHLTVQWNNIRFFSGGTAGDTLTFQAQIYVDGRIRFNYLDLASGGAAGNNGASASVGIKAAGTQGPNRLLLAFNNGPNAFVGTGQSTLISPPNPTGDYYAVNFTAGQFANIAATALTASNVTVELRDAADAVLATGAGGFTNVTSMISNYQITTTGTYYVRVGGASNVPYSVVVGNNTAFDGEANDTLATAQPIAGNKGALGAIFASGSTVYTPNVLTFGFEDISSTGTVISALSGQDDASASISIGFNFSFYNTTQNTVFVSSNGLMTFGGGDSSFTNADLTTSPSLAGIAPFWDDLIVSGGANSNVFFQVLGSGSTQRLVVQWNQVSFFSGGTTGDTLTFQAVLYAADGTVRFNYQDLVSGSAAGNNGGSATVGIKAAGTQGPNRVLLGFNVPGGNTFVGTGKSTSLTLPPAEDWYSFYVDANKYLRVDTSTPGDGPGEPQVLLNPDLEVYDPNGNLVAGANLADGRNEIVKILKTTLAGTYRARVRAEGGSTGVYFMGVNIANAGRVTSVSAISTSPSTSGGQLVPSLLTSSSGKSSSALLTSSSTLSKKTAQSKAMTDALLATAARKTGGLDQKALAHFFVQKNKPSVSDAALAVSLADQAMLKITRTLA; the protein is encoded by the coding sequence ATGGCCAATGGGCTGTGGGTGGCATACTTCGGCGGCATGACCGGTGCCAGCAATGTTGAGCAACAACGAATTCTAGGGCAAAGCCTGCTCCAGATGGGTGGAGTTTCCAACAGCACTGTTGAAGTCCACAGTGCGATGGATTTATCTGGCGCGTATCTTGTGAAAGTTGACCCCAGTCTTAATCAAACGCAAGTTGTCAATACTCTTCAAACAGTACCCGGTTTTACTCATGTTGAAGATTACATTGCTCAGGATCCTGCAACTCTACGCAAGATTCAACCAGCCGCTGCACGATCACAAAATCTATACGGCCCATTTGACTACGATACCTACCTGAGTCAGTTGAAAAATAATGGGGGTGACAATGGCGGTACGGTTGACGGTGATCCGTACGATTCCCTCGGTAATAATAACACAGGTTCAACTGGAACAGCTAACTTCACCCAGAGTGAAACCAGTCTGGTCGCCTGGGGGAACAATGTTGTAATTGGTTTCAATGATTCTGGATCGAACTCAGGTGGAACAAATAAGTTCACTGGATGGGCGCGATCCACCGATGGCGGTGCTACATTTACTGATGGTGGAACACTTCCAACCAGCGCAATAGGTGATGCAGGCGACCCTGTCTTGGCTCGCGACAATACGACAGGTAGAATCTATTTCTCCACACTTGGTTTCAGTGGTGCTGGCACCATTCAGATGTTCCGTTCGGATGATGGTGGTGCTACCTGGATGGCACCGACCAATGCAACACCAGGCGGTAGTTCGGAAGATAAGCAATGGCACACGGTCGACAACTATGCTGGCGCAGGCAATGGCAACGTTTATATGGTTTCACGTCGATTCGGAGCAGGTCCTGGCATTTACTTCTTCAAATCAACTGATGGTGGAGCTACATTCGGACCGAACGGCGGAACATTGATTGTCACTGGCAATCAAGGCGCATTTGTTACCGTGGCTCCTGATCACTCCATACAGGTCTATTGGTATGCTGGCACGACTATCCAGATGAGGAGGTCCACAGACTTTGGCAACACCTTCAGCTCTCCAATCACAGTGGCCAGCGGATTAGTTGGTGGAACCAATGGCGATCTGGGGTTGACTGGTCTACGACAAGGTACTGGTACCTTCTCCGGTTTCCGCAGCAATGAATTCCCACACGCTGTAGTCAATCCAGTCAGTGGACACATCTATGTAACCTTTGCCAACAATCCAGCTGGTGTCGACAAGGCTGACGTTTTTGTCACTGTTTCAACTGATGGCGGCACAACCTGGAGCGCTCCTACCAGAGTCAATGACGATGCCACTACTACTGATCAATGGCAGCCAACACTGGCTGTGACACCAGACGGTGGCAAACTGGGTATCTTCTACTACAGTCGGCAGGAAGACACCGCTAACAATTTGTACAAGTACTATGGCCGTGTTGCAACCATCTCCGGTGGCACCTTAAACTTTGCCCCGAGTTTTGCCATCAGTGATGTCGCATCGTTGCCGGAATTCGGTCGTGATGCAGTAGTCAATTCTGTTTACATGGGTGATTACGATACTGCCGTCGCTACACCAGGTGCATTCCATGTCATCTGGTCAGATAATCGCAATGACCTTCCCGGTGGAGCACCTCGCAAAGATCCCAATGTTTACTACGAGAAGATTGCACTAGGTCTGGCAGTTTCCACAACAGTGCCCGCTGTTGGAAGTATTCAGAACACGCAGACAACAGTGTTTACTGTAAACACCAGTGATCCTGTGCAAGCCGGCACGGTAGATGCCAGTGACTTTGAAGTGAATGGCATTCCTGCAGACAGTGTATTAGTGAATACATCTACGCAGTTGATCTTTACCTTCAACAGTTCGCCAGTTACTGCTCAAGGCGTACAGACTATGCACATTGACGCAGGAGCATTTCTGCGTGACCCCGATGGCAACCCCGTCTTTGAATTCAACGGCACATTCCTGTACGATGCCAACCTGATGAGCGTGGTTTCTACCAATCCACCGTTCCCCAACGGCATCTTCACGCTCCCTGGACCATTTACCTACGATGTGACTTTCAGCGAACCGATCAATCCTGCATCAGTACAGACCACTGATCTGGTCCTGGCCGGCATTCCAGGTGCAGTTGTAACAGGTGCTGTAGTTCTTCCAGGCAATACCACGGTGCGATTCACCATCGGTGGCATCACCCAGGAAGGAACGTTGACCGCTAGCATTGCTGCCAATGCCATTACCGATTCGTTCGATAACCCTGGCAGCAATTTCTCTGCTAACTACGGTGTTGATATTGGTGTTGTTCCCTACCCAACGCCATTGGCACCCAAGAATCCGCTTGGCTCACTCATTTATGATCCGATTGCCAGCGGAACAGTGAACTTTGCTGCTGATACCGACAGCTTCCTGATCAATATTGATCCTAATCAGAAGCTGACCATTATTGTCAGACCTACCAGTGCTGGACTTCAACCTCGTGTCGATCTGTTTGATCCAGCTAACTTCTCGATGGGGTTTGCTTCAGCTCCTGCTCCTGGTCAGATCACTGGATTCCAGACTACGACCATTAGTGCAGGGGGTACCTACCGCATCCAGGTCAGCAGCGTTGGTGGAACTACTGGGAATTACACGGTAGAAGTGATCCTAAATGCTGCCTTTGAACTCGAAGGTAATGTCGTGGGTGCGCTTAACAATACCGTTGCCACGGCACAGGATATCAACGGCAGCGTCATTAATCTGACCTCGACCATTGCCACCGCATCCCGTGGTGCTGTACTGGGTACTACCGACAATGCCAATTACACTGCTTCCGCAGTGGCATTTGGTTTTGAAAACATCAGTGGAACTGGAACTGTCATTGCAGGGCTGACCGGCGTGGATGACGCGAGCGTATCCATCCCCATCGGATTCAGCTTCCCGTTCTATGGCACCAACAATACGAACGTGTTTGTTGGCAGCAATGGTTCGCTGGTATTTGGTTCCGCCAATACTTCATTCACCAATACTGATCTCACCACAGCACCAACGCAGGCTGCCATCATGCCATTCTGGGATGATCTGCATACTGCGGGCGGCGTGGCAGGTTCCAATGTATTTTTCCAGGTAACTGGCGTTGGCAACGATCAGCACCTGACGGTGCAGTGGAATAACATCCGCTTCTTCTCGGGTGGAACTGCCGGCGATACGCTAACTTTCCAGGCCCAGATCTACGTGGATGGCAGAATAAGGTTTAACTACCTCGACCTGGCATCTGGCGGAGCTGCCGGTAACAACGGCGCCAGCGCCTCGGTAGGCATCAAGGCAGCAGGCACGCAGGGACCAAACCGACTGCTTCTGGCCTTCAACAACGGCCCGAATGCATTTGTAGGAACTGGTCAGAGCACGCTGATCAGTCCTCCCAATCCCACGGGCGATTACTATGCTGTGAATTTCACGGCTGGTCAGTTCGCCAACATTGCTGCTACCGCCCTGACAGCCAGCAATGTCACTGTGGAATTGCGTGATGCTGCTGATGCAGTGCTGGCAACTGGTGCAGGTGGTTTCACCAATGTCACCAGTATGATCAGCAACTATCAGATCACCACTACTGGTACTTACTATGTGCGAGTAGGTGGTGCCAGCAATGTGCCTTATAGTGTAGTAGTTGGCAACAATACTGCATTCGATGGTGAAGCCAACGATACGCTGGCAACAGCACAACCCATTGCAGGTAATAAAGGTGCTTTGGGTGCTATCTTTGCCAGCGGCAGTACGGTGTATACACCCAACGTACTGACCTTTGGATTTGAAGATATCAGTTCCACTGGTACCGTGATCTCGGCACTGAGCGGTCAGGATGATGCATCAGCTTCAATTTCCATCGGGTTCAATTTCTCTTTCTACAACACCACACAAAACACCGTATTTGTCAGCAGCAATGGTCTGATGACATTTGGTGGTGGTGATTCCTCCTTCACTAATGCTGATCTTACGACTTCGCCTTCACTGGCAGGCATTGCTCCGTTCTGGGATGATCTGATTGTCAGCGGTGGAGCCAATTCCAATGTGTTCTTCCAGGTATTGGGATCCGGCTCAACTCAGCGACTCGTCGTTCAGTGGAACCAGGTTTCCTTCTTCTCGGGTGGAACAACTGGCGACACCCTGACTTTCCAGGCTGTTCTGTACGCAGCTGACGGCACGGTCAGGTTTAACTACCAGGATCTGGTCTCCGGCTCTGCAGCAGGCAACAACGGTGGCAGCGCCACGGTGGGCATCAAGGCTGCAGGAACCCAGGGACCCAACCGGGTTCTGCTGGGCTTTAATGTACCCGGTGGCAACACCTTTGTGGGTACTGGCAAGAGTACCAGCCTGACGCTGCCTCCTGCGGAAGACTGGTATTCCTTCTACGTGGATGCCAACAAGTATCTGCGAGTCGATACCAGTACACCTGGCGATGGCCCCGGCGAGCCTCAGGTTCTTCTCAATCCAGATTTGGAAGTTTATGATCCCAATGGAAACTTGGTTGCTGGAGCTAATCTGGCTGACGGTCGTAATGAAATTGTAAAAATCCTTAAAACTACGCTCGCGGGCACCTACCGTGCTCGTGTCAGGGCTGAGGGTGGAAGCACTGGTGTTTACTTCATGGGTGTGAATATCGCCAATGCGGGTCGAGTAACCAGCGTCTCGGCAATCTCCACTAGCCCATCCACCAGCGGTGGCCAACTGGTGCCAAGCCTGCTGACTTCTTCCAGCGGCAAGTCATCATCAGCCTTGTTGACAAGTTCTTCTACCCTCAGCAAGAAGACTGCTCAATCCAAAGCGATGACTGATGCCCTGCTGGCGACTGCTGCCCGCAAGACAGGCGGTCTTGACCAGAAAGCGCTGGCTCACTTCTTCGTGCAGAAGAACAAGCCTTCCGTCAGTGATGCTGCCTTGGCCGTGAGCCTGGCTGACCAGGCCATGCTGAAGATCACACGCACGCTGGCATAG
- the atpC gene encoding ATP synthase F1 subunit epsilon codes for MDSNAKSLKCMIVTPERVVLDETVEFVAVPMFDGELGILADRAPMTGRLGFGELRTTHSGKTSRYYIEGGFVQVRSNVVSILTPKAVAVGDIKVAALESQLSGLAGSALAKAKAQLHVAGKAPATH; via the coding sequence ATGGATTCGAACGCCAAAAGCCTGAAATGCATGATCGTCACTCCGGAACGTGTAGTGCTGGATGAGACGGTGGAGTTTGTTGCTGTCCCCATGTTCGATGGCGAACTTGGTATTCTGGCTGATCGTGCCCCCATGACAGGCCGCCTGGGTTTTGGTGAACTCCGTACAACGCACTCCGGCAAAACCAGTCGTTATTACATCGAAGGTGGATTCGTTCAGGTGCGATCCAATGTTGTCAGTATTCTGACGCCGAAAGCAGTGGCTGTTGGTGACATCAAGGTTGCTGCACTGGAATCTCAACTCAGCGGTCTTGCTGGAAGTGCACTAGCCAAAGCCAAAGCACAATTGCATGTAGCAGGAAAAGCACCTGCCACACACTGA
- the atpD gene encoding F0F1 ATP synthase subunit beta, whose amino-acid sequence MVATAKQIAGKVVQVIGSTFDVEFGEGHLPEIYNAVNVKIDTKAIKFNLVGEVQQHLGGNRVRCVALGTTDGLVRGTDAVDTGAPLSVPVGKETLGRVFNLLGQPIDGRGPVNAKENRPIHQKPPKLADLSAKTEIFETGIKVIDLLTPLVRGGKAGLFGGAGLGKTVILQELIARVASQHGGYSVFAGVGERTREGNDLWLEMQETKIGKTDRQVLSQTAMVFGQMNEPPGARLRVALSALTMCEWFRDVTGADTLLFVDNVFRFSQAGSEVSALLGRMPSAVGYQPTLATEMGELQERITSTSKGAITSVQAVYVPADDPTDPAPANTFAHLDAFIYLERKISEKGIYPAIDPLASNSRILDPQVVGDEHYRVARMVQGYLQRYRELQDIIAILGVDELSEEDKKVVTRARRIERFLSQPFIVAEAFTNRPGKITPLAETIRSFQEICEGKHDTLPEAAFMYVGGIDEAVEQAKKLAAG is encoded by the coding sequence ATGGTCGCAACTGCAAAACAAATCGCCGGCAAAGTGGTGCAGGTTATCGGCTCCACTTTCGATGTCGAATTTGGCGAAGGTCACCTGCCTGAAATTTACAACGCCGTCAATGTGAAGATTGACACCAAGGCTATCAAGTTCAACCTGGTGGGCGAAGTACAGCAGCACCTCGGTGGCAACCGCGTCCGCTGCGTTGCCCTGGGCACTACCGATGGTCTGGTTCGAGGCACCGATGCTGTCGATACCGGCGCTCCTCTTTCGGTACCTGTAGGTAAGGAAACACTGGGGCGCGTGTTTAATCTGCTTGGCCAGCCCATTGATGGCCGTGGCCCAGTCAATGCCAAGGAAAACCGCCCCATTCACCAGAAGCCACCCAAGCTGGCCGATCTCTCCGCCAAGACGGAAATCTTCGAAACAGGCATCAAGGTTATCGATCTTCTCACCCCGCTGGTTCGCGGTGGTAAAGCTGGTCTCTTCGGTGGTGCTGGGCTGGGCAAGACCGTTATCTTGCAGGAACTCATCGCCCGTGTTGCCAGCCAGCATGGTGGCTACTCGGTGTTCGCCGGTGTGGGTGAACGTACCCGTGAAGGAAACGATCTCTGGCTCGAAATGCAGGAAACCAAGATTGGCAAGACCGACCGCCAGGTGTTAAGCCAGACAGCGATGGTCTTTGGCCAGATGAACGAGCCGCCTGGTGCCCGTTTGCGAGTCGCCCTCTCCGCACTCACCATGTGCGAATGGTTCCGTGATGTTACCGGAGCAGATACCCTGCTCTTCGTAGATAACGTCTTCCGTTTCTCGCAGGCAGGTTCGGAAGTATCCGCCTTGCTCGGACGTATGCCCAGTGCCGTGGGTTACCAGCCAACGCTGGCCACGGAAATGGGTGAACTGCAGGAACGCATCACCTCCACCAGCAAAGGTGCTATCACTTCGGTACAAGCCGTGTATGTGCCTGCTGATGATCCAACCGATCCTGCTCCTGCCAACACGTTTGCCCACTTGGATGCGTTCATCTATCTGGAACGAAAGATCTCTGAAAAGGGTATCTATCCTGCGATTGATCCACTGGCCTCCAACAGCCGTATCCTTGATCCACAGGTGGTGGGTGATGAACACTACCGCGTTGCCCGTATGGTGCAAGGCTACCTGCAGCGTTACCGCGAACTGCAGGACATCATCGCCATTCTGGGTGTTGATGAATTGAGTGAAGAAGACAAAAAGGTGGTGACACGAGCACGCCGTATCGAACGATTCCTGTCACAGCCGTTCATTGTGGCTGAAGCGTTCACCAACCGCCCAGGCAAGATCACTCCGCTGGCTGAAACCATCCGCAGCTTCCAGGAAATCTGCGAAGGCAAACACGACACTCTGCCCGAAGCCGCCTTCATGTATGTTGGCGGAATTGATGAGGCAGTTGAACAGGCGAAGAAACTGGCCGCTGGCTAA
- the atpG gene encoding ATP synthase F1 subunit gamma — MANLRLLVNRRKAIRNIRKITRTMELIATARFKKAMDRATEAAAYTRKIGELAADLSASAGEVSHPLLEKRSEIKNHLLLVICANRGLCGGYNGSIIRIAQNRMKEIKAAGCNNPVELSGKRAIAFFKFQGIPTQAAYTQFEDKPSFDQVDEIAEKYLQMYIKGEVDRIDVAYMKFINPARQTPVVETLLPLDAETAQGKVSGPRLEYEYLPDAADILTELLPAAFKARLFKCFLDAAVSEQIARRVAMKAATENAGEMIRDLSLEYNRARQAQITKEIAELIGGSEALK, encoded by the coding sequence ATGGCAAATCTTCGACTCCTGGTCAATCGCCGTAAGGCCATCCGAAACATCCGCAAAATCACGCGGACGATGGAACTGATTGCCACGGCACGTTTCAAGAAAGCGATGGATCGGGCAACCGAAGCTGCTGCCTATACACGCAAGATTGGCGAACTGGCTGCAGACCTTTCCGCCAGCGCCGGCGAAGTATCCCATCCGCTTCTTGAGAAACGTTCGGAAATCAAGAATCACCTTCTTCTGGTTATCTGCGCCAACCGTGGTTTGTGCGGCGGATACAACGGTTCGATCATCCGAATCGCCCAGAATCGTATGAAGGAAATCAAGGCTGCTGGATGCAACAATCCTGTTGAGCTTTCCGGCAAGCGAGCCATCGCCTTCTTCAAATTTCAGGGCATTCCTACCCAGGCTGCCTACACGCAGTTTGAAGACAAGCCAAGTTTCGATCAGGTAGATGAAATTGCTGAAAAGTATCTGCAGATGTACATCAAAGGCGAGGTAGATCGCATCGATGTAGCCTACATGAAATTCATCAATCCAGCCCGGCAGACGCCCGTTGTTGAAACACTGCTGCCACTCGATGCCGAGACGGCTCAAGGTAAAGTCAGCGGGCCACGACTGGAATACGAATACCTGCCCGATGCAGCAGATATCCTGACAGAATTGTTACCAGCTGCCTTCAAGGCACGACTGTTCAAGTGTTTTCTCGATGCAGCGGTCAGCGAACAGATTGCCCGTCGCGTAGCCATGAAAGCCGCCACGGAAAACGCTGGAGAAATGATCCGTGACCTGTCGCTGGAGTACAACCGTGCTCGCCAGGCACAGATCACCAAGGAAATTGCCGAACTGATCGGTGGTTCAGAGGCATTGAAATAG